In Euphorbia lathyris chromosome 2, ddEupLath1.1, whole genome shotgun sequence, the sequence GAGCCTAGAAGAGGTACATGCAGACCCCCTTTTTTCTATGAAACCAAAAGAAGTTTGGCTAGTTTTATGACTACCCTTAAGCTTCTTCATATTCATCTTATTAACCCCCATGGTTTTTCCATTTCTAGCCTCAAtactgagtttagaaaaactaaCCTCTTTATTCAACTCTGAAACCTGAAGAATTTAAGCCAGAGGACCATTCTGGGAGACATCTTTAGATTCAAATAGAGGGTTGACTGTCTCCACATTATTTTCAGCTGGATCTGCAGGTTCTAAGTCCAGCATCTCCAACTCAGCTTGATCATCAGTAGGTTCAGGGTCTTGCTCCTCATCCACGGGAAGAACCCCAAATCTAATTGTTTAtttgtcttataaacaattgtCCATCTGACTCTTTTTTATAGTATCCACACGCAGTGATTGAGTTTTTATTCCACCTTTAAGCGATTTAGCATTGTATTTACTtgctattaattaattaattagatacattattcttattaatttattattaattttctaatttttttttatctatttcaatCTATTACTCTAATACACTAcacataattaataaaataaataaatatatttttagtaaaaatataaaattggtcCGACTGGGTTCACTTGGGATTGACAAATTTCTAATCCAATCCATTTTGTATGGGTTTTAATCGAGCGCGTGCCTGACCGGGCTGGACTTAAAATATGAATGTTTCCAAGCATAAAAAGCGGGCCTGGCCAACAGGCTAATTAACAGGTCTAGTCTTGGATAGGATATCCCTCTTACTGGTTTTACTGTGTTGTGCTTCGGTTCTTGCTTCAGCCATCTGTGTAAAGATTGATCGGAGCGAGCTAGGATCCGAACCAGACGAAATATGACGACGATACGCCGATTCTGTTGTAATGATCTTCTTCGATTCACTTCTGTGAATCTTGACCATCTCACAGAAACTGTAAGCTTGATTTTTCAGATTTATCTTACTCCTTATGCTGCTTgtcatatgattttgatttgttgTTTGAATCCATTATTTAGTTCAACATGTCGTTCTATATGACCTATTTGGCGAGATGGCCAGACTATTTCCATGTCGCTGAAGGCCCCAATAACAAAGTGATGGGCTACAGTAAgctcttctttctctttccctTCTTCTGAATGTCATGGAGGAAACCTCATTTCATTTGGATGGTTATAGTTATGGGTAAAGTAGAAGGACAAGGGGAGTCATGGCATGGACACGTGACGGCGGTGACTGTCGCTGCGGAATACCGTAGACAGCAATTAGCCAAGAAACTCATGAACCTCCTTGAAGATATCGGTGACAACATGTAAGACAAAATTTTTCTAGGTTTGGTTCATCTTGATTTGTTTTTTCTGAATTTTCTGTCTTACTGAATAtaattcttttttgttttttctgaaTTTTCTGAATATATTTTGTTCGATGATTATACCATTTTGAAATTGATTTATGCTTAGGATCTTGGttaattttcttttgcttatacCAATAAACAACTTCTTTTAATTGAGGATTTTTTGCACTTTTGTATTGTACTCTTCTAAATTATGGTTAGGATGCAGTAGGTGTGGATTCCCCAACTTAAAGGGGTATTGTTGAGAGTTGGTATCTAGGAGAGTTTTCACTTGCTTCTCCTGTTCATAACTACTTTAGTCAggtcaaaaaaatttaaagtgaAAAATCCTCTTAGGATGGGGATCTTGGCGGGTGATGTGATGAAAAGAGTTTTCTTCCCGTTAGGATAATAGGAAAGGTAGTAGGAAATGGCCTCACACCTCCATAGTCCATCGCATTTCCAACCCTAAATGAAGTGTATTGACATTGGTTGTTTTAACGTTACACTgtttttatatttcaatttgcAAAGTCGTCTGTGATCTTGTTGTATATATTGATAAGCATGTTTAAGACATGCATAGAGGCTTAAATTGAACCCTTATCCGGGTAAAGTGGGGTAGAAGGGTTAGATGACCCTGCAGCTGTTTTGAATTATTCCATTTTCACAATCTTTTGTTGATTTACAGTGTAGAAAATATTCCTTGAGAAACTTTAGAAAATGTGGGAGGTCTTaacatattaattttatatgttcCTGTGTTCTGGAGTTTTTTCATTGGAAGCACTTTTCCCTTCATAACTGAAATAGAACAAGGTcagtttttcttaaaaaaaattccattgGAACCTCTCAGTTTTACACCTAGacagccaccaaaattgtgacAACTTTCATTACTCAGCATTTTCCATTGCAACCTCGATTACACTCCTTGACAGCTATCAAGATTGTGACATTTTCCTGGGTTCTTTTGCAGTAGATGATCTTTCTAACCTCATTGAAAAAGTTCAtcaactatatatatttataacatCGTAATTGAATTTCCCTTCATATGTGACAATTGAAAAATGCAACCTATTTTATTGATACATGTGTTGAGTATATAGCAGCACTTTAACTGGATCGAAAGCATTTCTTATGAATTTAACTAGCTTTTGTAAGAGTTCTGTTATTTGTTTGAAAGGTCACCATCCTGAATTTATTCTTCTTTGTTGACTTCTTAATGTGAGTATTATTACATCAAATGTACATTGAATTTTGTATATTACATTTTTCACCTTTATTGTTGGTGAACCACCAGGGGAGCCAAGTTACTGTGGGAGTTCATGCCCTGACTAGGAGTTTATATTCTAGGTTATCTTATTGGGTTAAACTAATTTGTTTTGTGTCCCTGCTATAATTGTTTGATGCCCCCAATTGATTTCTTTTTTTACAATTGAATTCGATCCATGAAACTGCACTAGAACCTTTTGGCACAATTATATTGGAGGTTTTTCTGTAATTTGGCTAGTAACTATTAACAAAATCACTTGTTACTGGTTGCATTTAAGAAGCAGTTTGCtgtatttttgtgttttctctAGTACACTTTTgtagatgattgattggtgacTTGTTAGTCTGGTCACTGGTGTCTAAGATACAATTAAAGATAAAATGTGAAATGGATATATGATTCTTATtagtgtgtgtatatatatataagtttgtGATGAATTTATTATTCAAAAACCTTCTGTTGTTTGTTTGCATGAAAATAGTCCAACTTAGACGATATTGCCAGATTGAATTAGGTTATATCTTTTTTGTTAGGAGTACTACAGAGTTGACTTTTAACAATGCCTACTGAAACTTCGTTTGCATGTGATAGAGATTGGGCAAATACTACAGATATACCATATCGAAATACCACTAAGCCTAAGGCATGGAGAGTATATGTGCTTAGGAAATACAAAGGGCCTAATGGTGAATTATCTGGATTGTTATGGGCAGGGGCATTGAGGGAAAAGTTAGTTATTGTCTTTGATAAGCTGGTGATAATCCAATTCTGTTACATATCATTTTATATTTGGAGAGGGATAGGTTGGATAGTGAGTTTTTCTCATGCATTCTATTGCAGGGCTCAATCCTTGATAGGGAGGCAGGATTGTTACCTTTATGTGGAGACTGATACCTCTCAATCTAGTTCTCCTTGTTATTTGTAATATAATAAAACCTATTTTATCTGTTGTTGTGTTCTTGTTTCATCGTTTCCCTGTGTTTGGTTTCTATCAGCATCACTGCTTGATTTTGGGACAATTAAGCATGCATTATATGTTCTTTGACACAAGTAGTTGGGTGAGCTTAAGGCTTTGTTTGAGTACTTGTTCACCTCTTATATTATGTTCCATGCTGATGACCACTGGTTCAAGAATCTTTCTGACAAGAACATTCTCATTTCAGTGATAAGGCCTACTTTGTCGACCTTTTTGTGAGAGCATCAAATACACCAGCTATAAAGATGTATGAGAAGGTAATGATTCTTTGATTGTTTACCAATTTGCAATTTCTACATGATCATATTTTTCTAAGAAAAGTTGGGCATTTTATAATCATCTACAAGAACCACGAACTTAATTATTCCTTATAAAAGCAATGTTGAATTTATTTTCAGCTACATAACTATTCCTCTCAATAATTTTCTTATATGAAGTATCAGAGGTTCTAGTTTCCAGTTCATATTTCAGCTCTGAACTTGTTTTTTGTCCTTCAGTATTTATTACTACTAGTAGTTTGAATAAAAGGTTccaacaaaaatttaataaagCAAGATGTGAAACTGTCACCTTGCCAACAAAGATGCTCTTGTATAGCAGCTAATTTGAATGTATCCTCAGTCAAGCTGCGGAATTTTCTGTAAGAATTGGTTTTGCAATGGATTAAAATAGGGTGCTGAGAAGAATGAATCTGTGACTGGATGAAAGGCATTCAATATCATGAATGTATATATTCAGCATGTTTGGAAACTTGGACCTTGTTTGATCTTTCTTTATCTCAATAAGCTCCATGAGATGCTGATTCTTTGTCCACTTTTCTCAGCTTGGATATGTAATTTATAGACGAGTACTACGCTATTACTCAGGAGAGGAAGATGGCTTAGGTGAGTTGCCTAATCTCAATGAAACATGTCTGACCTTAATAGAAGTTGTATTGACTCTGATTGATGTGCTCTGTTTTCAGACATGAGGAAAGCTTTATCACGGGATGTTGAAAAGAAGTCCATAATCCCCCTCAAACGGCCAGTCACTCCGGATGAATTAGAGTATGACTAATCTGCTGCTTTGAGTGGCACCTGAACAAGATGAAGATGTTTGGGATTCTTTGGTGGTGATCATCTTAGTTCAGTTGTTTATCTTATTGTATAACAACAACAAGAGATCCAAAATATGCTTGCGATTATTGGTGAAGccgactttttttttttttttttaaatgtttaaatAGAAGATGTCAATCAAAACAATAACTACATAAACCTTTTACTGAAATGTGCACTATAAGTAGTATTGCTGCATTTCGTACCAGTTTGAATTTTGTTTGTATAATTTTGTCATTTTGGCTGTGTTTGGTTTGTGGAATTGGATTATCATATCACAATATTTTTCAGAAATCTTTCTTAATTATTCctgggaaaaaaaaaaatggctCGAATGGTATGATCCCTCCGTCGCCACCGGGGCTTCGGTCGCCGGCTCCCCTGTCATGAGGTCACCAACTTCCTTGACGTTCGAATCGGGGTTTGAAACCAAACTTCTCCTCCTTGAACGAAACTAGATCTTGTGGAATCATATTGAATATTTGACGATATATTCCGTGCCTTGCTAAAAAACGGCTCCCGTCAATTCCTTTGAGTTTCATTCTTGCGAACGGGATCCGCTCAAGGACCTACTAGGTTAAGTAAATATTTAATGTCCGAATCATTCTCAACAAGTCCATAATAAGTGATCCCATTTTTTTCCCCCTGGTTGATAATATCCTAAAGAAGCACTTCATGAGGCTTCCCGtaatttgattgatttatttattccTTTTCTACATGCAGACGAACAAAACTCGGACAAATATTCTTATCCGCCGATCTATTCAATGCACTGATCTCTTGCCAATTGATTCTGAGTATCTTTATCTAGATCAGAAGCGAATTGCGCAAAGGCCGATCCTTCGATAAAAAGATTCATTctcttcataaaaaaaaaggacttATTACTACTCCTTTCCCCTTTTGTTTATTTGAACATGGAGCCAAAATAAATGTTCGATGGCAAGTTGATCAATTAATTCACCTAGGATAATAAGCTCATGAGCTTGGTCTTACTTCACCTTCAAAttgcgaattttttttttattaaaacatttcAACTTTCCTCAAtgataaggaaaaaaaaaattggaatctCTGGTACTTTCAACTTTATGATTGTATTTCAGGCTGAGCACAACATCCTTATGCACCCATTTCACATGTTAGGCGTAGCTAGTGTACTTTTTCGTTATTCataatttaaaagaataaaaaagcaGAAATCAATGGATTCATGATAAGTTCCtcggacaaaaaaaaaatggttatgCTCGGCCCTGAATGATTGTTGTGAGCAAGCTTATGagaatgactttttttttttgtaaaacatCACAATGAAATAAAAGAATCAATTAAAAGCAGTGGGGAATTTTCCGCAATGGGCGAAAGCCTGATGGAGCAATGCCGTGGACGAACCTTGCGGAGGAACCCTTaggttttaataataaaaaatatttcatacgGGGTAACTTTTAGAGTGTTTGGTCATTTTTGGTTTTCTTTATGCTAATTTAGTTTTAAGtatattatttgtatttttaaatatatcatTTGAAGTTATTTACATTCATTTCTcattcttattatatatttaacaaCTTTTCACTATTATTTATACAAATTTCATACTTTTTGAATCTTGTTTATTCTCTTCCGGTGTTGTTTCTACCATGTCTACTTTGCAGTTATGTTATCTTGACTGTAATTTATAGTACTTCTATTATTAACTATTCCATCTTTTAGTTATTTTTGTACCTTTTCAATTTAGGGTATTTTAGCAAAACATCACAAACCAGTCAATCTATTCCTAAAAGGgcaaattacacccatggtcatTGAACTTTGTTCATTATCACAATATGATCATTGAACTTCAAAACTATTACACTAAATTACATTCATGACCTCTATTACCGTTAATCCACATTTTTGACATTTGACTAAATTTTCAACAGGTTAACATTGACATCTTCTCCCTCCTCAACTGTTTCTCTCTTCTATATTTGTAAAGTTCAATGGAGCTTATCATCGAGGCTCTTAATATCAAAGTTTGTAAAGAAAACATTAGGGCGAAAAAATGTTATTGCTTTATCGACAATATCAGTTCTATCTGCACAAAAGCATATGCTGATTAACAGACATTGAATAAATTAGGGAAAGAAGTTGGCAGCAAAATTATTCAAAAATCATCAGCAAATATATATAACCTTGATCTGAACTGGGACCAAAACCCTTTATATGTAtttttagaggaagtaaacagCTCCTTCCTCGTCCACAAAGCTAGAGTGATAAACCTGCCATGACAACAAGGGCGGAACTAGCACCGACAAGGCACAGTGGTTTGTTCTGGGTAGTCCCCCCAAAGACGAAGAAACTGGGAGGAAAAGTTCGGGTGTTCTGCCGATGTTTTGAGAATCCATGTTTCGGATACGAAGGAATTGGAGAATTTGGGAGCAAGATGGTATGGGATAATATTAGGGGTGAGGTAGTCCTTTCTGTGAGGTGTTGGTGTGTTTGGGTAGGATTTCACTCGAGTATGGGTAAGCATAATAACCTCGGGATGAACTGCAATGGGCGAAAGTGAATGCATGAATTTCTAAGAATTGAATATTGAGAAATTGACACATTTGTGGTGAATCATTGAAGTCTTTTCGGGCGGTGGAGCTCTGGATTACAGACGGTGAATTATCAAAGTCTTTCTTGTTTTATAATGGGTAAATTAGGCTTGTGAGCTCTGTATTGCAGATGGAGGTTGCTTTTCAGGGGTGGACACCTTTCATCCTCAACCTAGCAACTTGACCACCATCTGGGTATATCAGATCCCACAGTTTGGACTTCTGTTATTAGCAACCGACCAGCCTTGGATTTGaagataaagaaataaaaaaatttgaacaaaagaaatggaaagagagagagattggagttaaatgggtaaGTAAGAAGGAGATGGTAAAAgagaattaattttttataatttaaaaaaggaTGAGGTGATGATCACATGTTGTCAGTTATTTTTATTTGCTATATACAAATGTGAGAGATCAATTATAAGATCATATATATTaacaagataaaataaaagttatATATTAAAGTGTTTTTTTAAACAGTTATATATTAAAGTGTTAAATGTTAAATGGGACAAAAGTCACGTACCATTGATGGAAGGAGGTTTGAGTATCCATTAATTATCCGAAAACACTAAAAATTCTATTGAAATAA encodes:
- the LOC136218276 gene encoding N-terminal acetyltransferase B complex catalytic subunit NAA20, whose amino-acid sequence is MTTIRRFCCNDLLRFTSVNLDHLTETFNMSFYMTYLARWPDYFHVAEGPNNKVMGYIMGKVEGQGESWHGHVTAVTVAAEYRRQQLAKKLMNLLEDIGDNIDKAYFVDLFVRASNTPAIKMYEKLGYVIYRRVLRYYSGEEDGLDMRKALSRDVEKKSIIPLKRPVTPDELEYD